In Janibacter sp. CX7, a single genomic region encodes these proteins:
- a CDS encoding replicative DNA helicase, which produces MTTFEQDTRSFGDSDSYSSGPPADRLPPQDLGAEQSVLGGMLLSKDAIADVGEAVRGHDFYKPAHELIFDAVIDLYSRGEPADAITVADELSKRGDLQRAGGQAYLHDLIQSVPTAANAGYYAQIVAERAVLRRLVEAGTKIVQMGYAQGGGDVEEIVNAAQAEVYTVAEKRGGEDYAPLWDTLNETMTEIEVAAGRTDEMTGVPTGFTDLDELTHGLHPGQMIVVAARPAIGKSTLGVDIARAAAIHHQMATAIFSLEMSRSEITMRVLAAEASIQLQHLRRGKMSDPDWRKLSRVVGRISDSPLYIDDSPNLALMEIRAKARRLKQQHNLKLIVIDYLQLMTSGKKVESRQQEVSEFSRALKLLAKELQVPVIAISQLNRGPEQRTDKRPAMSDLRESGCLPAETRILRADTGAETTIGELVETGAKDIDVWALDDSLRYVKRKMTHAFSTGTAVVFKLTLASGKTVRATENHPFLAYEGWTPLAQLRQGDRVAVPRHVPSPRALTEWEDARVILLAHMLGDGRQSSLMDRVPDEVFSLPKAQIALFLTHLWSTGGAVTIDGEGGTGRLSLAVSRDLADDVSRLLLRFGIQVEIRDGAVVIAEVDSQRRFLQEIGVHGVFAQAADDLLSLVRQAREHIDADAVAPEVWEDVREAVVERGPSRRELAAAVTSGHAGAVAYATSPSREPVAQLAAVLDRAELDLAAVNDVFWDTVVAVEADGVEEVYDATVLGRHNFVANGIAVHNSIEQDADLVILLHRDRDPGSEREGEADVIVAKHRNGPTADIVLGFQGHYARFSNLAKDSGGF; this is translated from the coding sequence GTGACGACGTTCGAGCAGGACACGAGGTCATTCGGCGACTCCGACTCCTACTCGTCCGGGCCCCCCGCCGACCGGCTGCCCCCGCAGGACCTGGGCGCCGAGCAGTCGGTCCTCGGCGGCATGCTGCTGTCGAAGGATGCGATCGCCGACGTCGGTGAGGCGGTGCGCGGGCACGACTTCTACAAGCCGGCCCACGAGCTGATCTTCGACGCGGTCATCGACCTCTACAGCCGCGGCGAGCCGGCCGACGCGATCACCGTCGCCGACGAGCTGAGCAAGCGCGGCGACCTGCAGCGTGCCGGCGGCCAGGCCTATCTGCACGACCTCATCCAGTCGGTGCCGACCGCGGCCAATGCCGGCTACTACGCGCAGATCGTCGCCGAACGGGCGGTGCTGCGTCGCCTCGTCGAGGCCGGGACCAAGATCGTCCAGATGGGCTACGCCCAGGGCGGTGGCGACGTCGAGGAGATCGTCAACGCCGCGCAGGCCGAGGTCTACACCGTCGCCGAGAAGCGTGGCGGCGAGGACTACGCCCCCCTGTGGGACACGCTCAACGAGACGATGACCGAGATCGAGGTCGCCGCCGGCCGCACCGACGAGATGACCGGTGTGCCGACGGGCTTCACCGACCTCGACGAGCTGACTCACGGCCTGCACCCGGGGCAGATGATCGTCGTCGCGGCCAGGCCGGCAATCGGCAAATCCACGCTGGGTGTGGACATCGCCCGCGCGGCGGCGATCCACCACCAGATGGCGACCGCGATCTTTTCCCTGGAGATGAGCCGCAGCGAGATCACCATGCGTGTCCTCGCGGCGGAGGCGAGCATCCAACTGCAGCACCTGCGGCGGGGCAAGATGAGCGACCCCGATTGGCGCAAGCTCTCCCGCGTCGTCGGCCGGATCAGCGATAGCCCGCTCTACATCGACGACTCGCCCAACCTCGCGCTCATGGAGATCCGCGCCAAGGCGCGGCGCTTGAAGCAGCAGCACAACCTCAAGCTCATCGTCATCGACTACCTGCAGCTGATGACCTCGGGCAAGAAGGTCGAGTCCCGCCAGCAGGAGGTCTCCGAGTTCTCCCGTGCGCTCAAGCTCCTGGCGAAGGAGCTGCAGGTCCCGGTCATCGCGATCTCGCAGCTGAACCGTGGTCCAGAGCAGCGCACCGACAAGCGCCCGGCGATGAGTGACCTTCGTGAGTCCGGTTGCCTGCCCGCCGAGACCCGCATCCTGCGTGCGGACACCGGTGCCGAGACGACGATCGGCGAGCTCGTCGAGACGGGCGCCAAGGACATCGACGTCTGGGCGCTCGACGACTCCCTGCGCTACGTGAAGCGCAAGATGACGCACGCCTTCTCCACCGGCACAGCCGTCGTCTTCAAGCTGACCCTCGCCTCGGGCAAGACGGTGCGGGCGACGGAGAACCACCCCTTCCTTGCCTACGAAGGGTGGACCCCCCTTGCCCAGCTGCGGCAGGGCGACCGTGTGGCCGTGCCCCGTCACGTCCCCTCACCGCGGGCGCTCACCGAGTGGGAGGACGCGCGCGTCATCCTGCTGGCGCACATGCTGGGCGACGGGCGACAGTCCTCGTTGATGGATCGCGTGCCGGACGAGGTCTTCTCCCTCCCCAAGGCTCAGATCGCCCTCTTCCTCACGCACCTCTGGTCGACCGGCGGTGCCGTCACGATCGATGGGGAAGGGGGGACCGGCCGCCTTTCGCTGGCGGTGTCTCGTGATCTGGCGGACGACGTGTCCCGATTGCTGCTGCGTTTCGGTATCCAGGTCGAGATCCGCGACGGCGCCGTTGTCATCGCCGAGGTGGACTCGCAGCGACGGTTCCTGCAGGAGATCGGTGTCCACGGTGTGTTCGCCCAAGCTGCTGACGACCTCCTGTCTCTCGTCCGCCAGGCGCGGGAGCACATCGACGCGGACGCGGTCGCGCCCGAGGTCTGGGAAGACGTCCGCGAGGCCGTGGTCGAGCGTGGCCCGTCGCGTCGTGAGCTGGCGGCCGCTGTTACCAGCGGCCATGCCGGTGCTGTCGCCTACGCGACCTCCCCGTCGCGGGAGCCGGTGGCCCAGTTGGCTGCGGTCCTCGACCGAGCGGAGCTCGATCTGGCCGCCGTCAACGACGTCTTCTGGGACACGGTCGTCGCCGTGGAGGCCGACGGCGTCGAAGAGGTCTACGACGCGACTGTCCTCGGCCGCCACAACTTCGTCGCCAACGGCATCGCGGTGCACAACTCGATCGAGCAGGACGCCGACCTCGTGATCCTGCTCCACCGCGACCGCGACCCTGGGTCGGAGCGCGAAGGGGAGGCCGACGTCATCGTGGCCAAGCACCGAAACGGCCCGACCGCCGACATCGTCCTCGGCTTCCAGGGTCACTACGCCCGCTTCTCGAACCTCGCCAAAGACTCGGGCGGGTTCTGA
- a CDS encoding VOC family protein — MDMIRGDQIAAEGLTDWRKLAQGLHARYRVEGFGEAARFVTAVGAGGDDLGHHPRVRIGEGVVDLEVVSQDAVYRDDEDGSELHGIEWVTQRDVDLARRITQIAAELGLTADPAGVSEVELGLDVTDSAKVAPVWAALLTGDPQSQGRGTPGDEIRDADVRIPNLWFGEVDPEGGGGQRFHLEVYVAPEQVEGRVAAAVAAGGEVVDDSQAPGLTVIADPEGNRGVLCADMSAAPA; from the coding sequence ATGGACATGATCAGGGGAGATCAGATCGCTGCCGAGGGGCTCACCGACTGGCGCAAGCTCGCCCAGGGGCTACACGCGAGGTATCGGGTCGAAGGCTTCGGGGAGGCGGCGCGGTTCGTCACGGCCGTCGGCGCAGGGGGCGACGACCTCGGTCATCATCCGCGCGTGCGGATCGGGGAGGGTGTCGTCGACCTCGAGGTCGTCAGCCAGGACGCGGTCTACCGCGACGACGAGGACGGGTCGGAGCTGCACGGGATCGAGTGGGTGACGCAGCGCGACGTCGACCTCGCGCGCCGGATCACGCAGATCGCCGCCGAGCTCGGGCTGACCGCGGACCCGGCTGGGGTGAGCGAGGTCGAGCTCGGGCTCGACGTCACGGACTCCGCGAAGGTCGCGCCCGTGTGGGCCGCGCTGCTCACCGGCGACCCGCAGTCGCAGGGTCGCGGGACGCCGGGCGACGAGATCCGGGACGCCGACGTGCGCATCCCCAACCTGTGGTTCGGGGAGGTGGACCCGGAGGGTGGGGGCGGTCAGCGCTTCCACCTCGAGGTCTACGTGGCCCCCGAGCAGGTCGAAGGGAGGGTCGCCGCGGCCGTCGCGGCCGGCGGCGAGGTCGTCGACGACAGCCAAGCGCCCGGCCTCACGGTCATCGCCGACCCCGAGGGCAACCGGGGCGTGCTGTGCGCCGACATGTCGGCGGCTCCGGCCTGA
- a CDS encoding MFS transporter, with protein MTHEGYLPGSSGYRRIVWSLFAAGLATFTLLYSTQALLPDLRRDFGVSTGASTLSVSLAMFGIGAGLLVAGPLSDVVGRTRLIHLSLGASVVIGFASALAPTWEALLALRFLDGFALAGLPAVATAYLREELHPSSQGRAAGLYVGGTAFGGMSGRLVSGFGAELGGGWRWGIAATVLVGLACAVLVRLALPASRGFEPAPGNPRALAAMTRRALSDPALLALYAIGGCSLGAMVALFNTIGFRLADPPFALGIGAASLVFLVYPLGTVSATWFGDLADRHGRRTVIPIGAAVAIVGALLTLPDVLSLVVAGMGLLVIGFFAVHGVASGWVPLRAHLGGTSAGQAASLYLFTYYLGSAVFGTASGAAWTRAGWPGSVMLSVVLMLLVVALAVLLRRTPSLVPGVR; from the coding sequence ATGACGCACGAGGGCTACCTGCCCGGCAGCAGCGGCTACCGGCGGATCGTCTGGTCGCTCTTCGCCGCCGGTCTGGCGACCTTCACCCTGCTGTACTCGACGCAGGCGCTGCTGCCCGACCTGCGGCGTGACTTCGGCGTCTCGACGGGGGCGTCGACCCTCAGCGTGTCCCTGGCGATGTTCGGCATCGGCGCGGGGCTGCTCGTCGCCGGACCGCTCTCCGACGTCGTCGGCCGCACCCGCCTGATCCACCTCTCGCTCGGAGCGTCGGTCGTCATCGGCTTCGCCTCGGCGCTCGCTCCGACCTGGGAGGCGCTGCTCGCGCTGCGCTTCCTCGACGGCTTCGCGCTCGCCGGGCTGCCCGCGGTCGCGACGGCCTACCTGCGCGAGGAGCTGCACCCCTCGAGCCAGGGGCGGGCCGCGGGGCTCTACGTCGGGGGCACCGCCTTCGGCGGGATGTCGGGCCGGCTCGTCTCCGGTTTCGGCGCTGAGCTCGGCGGCGGGTGGCGCTGGGGCATCGCGGCGACCGTGCTCGTCGGGCTCGCCTGCGCGGTCCTCGTGCGGCTGGCACTGCCGGCCTCGCGGGGCTTCGAGCCGGCGCCGGGCAACCCGCGTGCGCTGGCGGCGATGACCCGACGGGCCCTGTCGGACCCGGCGCTGCTCGCCCTCTACGCCATCGGCGGCTGCTCGCTCGGGGCGATGGTCGCGCTCTTCAACACCATCGGCTTCCGGCTGGCGGATCCCCCCTTCGCGCTGGGGATCGGTGCGGCGAGCCTCGTCTTCCTCGTCTACCCGCTGGGGACGGTCAGCGCGACGTGGTTCGGCGACCTTGCCGACCGTCACGGCCGGCGCACGGTCATCCCGATCGGGGCGGCGGTCGCGATCGTCGGGGCGCTGCTCACGCTGCCCGACGTGCTGTCGCTCGTCGTCGCCGGGATGGGCCTGCTCGTCATCGGCTTCTTCGCCGTTCACGGGGTGGCGAGCGGCTGGGTGCCGCTGCGGGCCCACCTCGGCGGGACGAGCGCCGGCCAGGCGGCCTCGCTGTACCTCTTCACGTACTACCTCGGGTCCGCGGTCTTCGGCACCGCCTCCGGTGCCGCGTGGACGCGGGCCGGGTGGCCGGGCTCCGTGATGCTGTCTGTGGTCCTCATGCTGCTCGTCGTGGCCCTGGCTGTGCTGCTGCGCCGCACTCCCTCGCTCGTGCCCGGCGTGCGCTGA
- a CDS encoding heavy metal translocating P-type ATPase, with amino-acid sequence MLVLAVPVVGFNDMFADLIGYDLPDGGWAPWVSPALGTVMYLWGGRPFLTGAVDEIRTRQPGMMLLIGLAITVAFIASWGASLGVLDHELNFWWELALLVVIMLLGHWIEMRSLAQTTSALDSLAALLPDEAEKVDGDEVVTVAPADLVVGDVTIVRPGASVPADGRIVDGSASMDESMVTGESKTVRREKGENVVAGTVATDSGLRVEVTATGDDTALAGIQKLVTDAQASSSRAQRIADTAAAWLFWFALGAAVITAFVWSVQGLPDIAVVRTITVLVIACPHALGLAIPLVVSIATERAARGGVLVKDRLSLESMRTVDTVLFDKTGTLTKGEPTVTGIEAHGGHDQDQILALAAAAEADSEHPLARAIVGAARARELEVPRAGDFSSSPAVGVRASVDGTVIEVGGPYLLELHDLAELPVAQTWREEGAIILHVLADGGVIGALRLADEVRAESRDAVDALHAAGAQVVMITGDAQAVAETVATELGIDRVFAGVRPQDKAAKVTELQDEGRKVAMVGDGVNDAPALAQADVGIAIGAGTDVAIGSAGVILASSDPRSVLSVIDLSRASYRKMKQNLWWAAGYNLISVPLAAGVLAPVGFVLPMSVGAILMSASTVVVALNAQLLRRLDLTPARSTAKLLGRDTDE; translated from the coding sequence ATGCTTGTGCTGGCGGTCCCGGTCGTCGGCTTCAACGACATGTTCGCCGACCTCATCGGCTACGACCTGCCCGACGGAGGCTGGGCGCCGTGGGTCTCGCCCGCGCTCGGCACGGTCATGTACCTGTGGGGCGGCCGGCCCTTCCTCACCGGCGCCGTGGACGAGATCCGCACTCGCCAGCCGGGGATGATGCTCCTGATCGGCCTGGCCATCACCGTGGCCTTCATCGCTTCCTGGGGCGCGAGCCTGGGCGTGCTCGACCACGAGCTGAACTTCTGGTGGGAGCTGGCCCTCCTGGTGGTCATCATGCTGCTGGGCCACTGGATCGAGATGCGTTCGCTGGCCCAGACCACCTCCGCACTGGACTCCCTGGCCGCGCTCCTGCCCGATGAGGCCGAGAAGGTGGACGGCGACGAGGTCGTCACCGTCGCACCGGCCGACTTGGTGGTCGGCGACGTCACCATCGTCCGCCCCGGGGCGTCCGTGCCCGCCGACGGACGGATCGTCGACGGCTCGGCCAGCATGGACGAGTCCATGGTCACCGGCGAGTCCAAGACCGTGCGCCGCGAGAAGGGGGAGAACGTCGTCGCCGGCACCGTGGCCACCGACTCCGGCCTGCGCGTCGAGGTCACCGCCACCGGTGACGACACCGCCCTGGCCGGCATCCAGAAGCTCGTGACCGACGCCCAGGCCTCCTCCTCCCGCGCCCAGCGCATCGCCGACACCGCCGCAGCCTGGCTCTTCTGGTTCGCCCTCGGCGCCGCTGTGATCACGGCCTTCGTCTGGTCGGTGCAGGGACTGCCCGACATCGCGGTGGTGCGCACGATCACCGTCCTTGTCATCGCCTGCCCCCACGCCCTCGGGCTGGCCATCCCGCTGGTGGTCTCCATCGCCACCGAGCGGGCCGCCCGCGGTGGCGTGCTCGTCAAGGACCGCCTGTCGCTGGAGTCGATGCGCACCGTCGACACTGTCCTCTTCGACAAGACCGGCACCCTCACCAAGGGCGAGCCCACCGTCACCGGCATCGAGGCGCACGGCGGTCACGACCAGGACCAGATCCTCGCGCTGGCGGCAGCCGCCGAGGCCGACAGTGAGCACCCGCTGGCCCGGGCCATCGTCGGTGCCGCACGCGCCCGCGAGCTTGAGGTCCCGCGCGCCGGTGACTTCTCCTCATCCCCGGCAGTGGGGGTGCGGGCGAGCGTCGACGGCACGGTGATCGAGGTCGGTGGCCCCTACCTGCTCGAGCTCCACGACCTGGCGGAGCTGCCCGTCGCCCAAACCTGGCGCGAGGAGGGCGCGATCATCCTCCACGTCCTCGCCGACGGCGGGGTCATCGGCGCCCTTCGCCTGGCCGACGAGGTCCGCGCTGAGTCCCGCGACGCCGTCGACGCCCTGCACGCCGCAGGCGCCCAAGTCGTGATGATCACCGGAGACGCCCAGGCCGTCGCCGAGACCGTCGCCACCGAGTTGGGCATCGACCGGGTCTTCGCCGGCGTCCGCCCGCAGGACAAGGCCGCCAAGGTCACCGAGCTGCAGGACGAAGGGCGAAAGGTCGCCATGGTCGGCGACGGCGTCAACGACGCCCCCGCCCTGGCCCAAGCCGACGTCGGCATCGCCATCGGCGCCGGCACCGACGTGGCCATCGGCTCCGCGGGCGTGATCCTCGCCAGCTCCGACCCGCGCTCGGTGCTCTCGGTCATCGACCTCTCGCGAGCTTCCTACCGCAAGATGAAGCAGAACCTGTGGTGGGCCGCTGGGTACAACCTCATCTCCGTGCCACTGGCCGCGGGCGTTCTCGCCCCGGTCGGCTTCGTCCTTCCGATGAGCGTCGGCGCGATCCTCATGTCGGCCTCCACCGTCGTAGTCGCCCTGAACGCCCAGCTCCTGCGGCGCCTCGACCTGACCCCGGCGCGCAGCACCGCAAAACTCCTGGGCCGCGACACCGACGAGTGA
- a CDS encoding lysoplasmalogenase family protein, whose product MPALVALVVVTVVHLVAQGVAPGGVLADLTQVLLTPLLAWLLLTTTRLPRSRLVRLTLLALLLSWLGDTLPRFVAEGSAAGFGLMLGCFLLAQLAYAAALAPFVGRSIVRTRPALLAPYVLALVVLVAVTAGGAGAMLPAVVVYGLAIVTMAVLATGLDRVATVGAIVFLVSDALIALRAFADVELPLHSVLVMLTYVVGQGLLVAAIAHHDRAARPRPA is encoded by the coding sequence ATGCCTGCGCTCGTCGCCCTCGTGGTCGTCACCGTCGTCCACCTGGTCGCGCAGGGTGTCGCGCCGGGAGGGGTGCTCGCGGACCTGACCCAGGTGCTGCTCACGCCGCTGCTCGCGTGGCTGCTGCTCACGACGACCCGCCTGCCGCGCTCGCGGCTGGTGCGTCTGACGCTGCTCGCGCTGCTGCTGTCGTGGCTCGGCGACACCCTGCCGCGCTTCGTGGCCGAGGGCAGCGCCGCGGGCTTCGGGCTCATGCTCGGCTGCTTCCTGCTGGCGCAGCTGGCCTACGCGGCGGCACTGGCCCCCTTCGTCGGGCGCAGCATCGTGCGCACCCGACCCGCGCTCCTCGCGCCCTATGTCCTCGCGCTCGTCGTCCTCGTCGCGGTGACGGCCGGTGGGGCCGGGGCGATGTTGCCCGCGGTCGTCGTCTACGGGCTGGCGATCGTCACCATGGCCGTCCTCGCCACCGGCCTCGACCGGGTCGCGACGGTCGGCGCGATCGTCTTCCTCGTCTCCGACGCGCTCATCGCGCTGCGTGCCTTCGCCGACGTCGAGCTGCCGCTCCACAGCGTGCTCGTCATGCTCACCTATGTCGTCGGGCAGGGCCTGCTCGTCGCCGCGATCGCCCACCACGACCGGGCGGCGAGGCCGCGTCCGGCATGA
- a CDS encoding DHA2 family efflux MFS transporter permease subunit, translating into MPITAAAPHPVTTPAQTTLILRVLTVATFVVILNETIMNNAIPRLMDDFGVVETSAQWLTTAFMLTMAVVIPMTGWIMRRLATRRTFALAMGLFTVGTTIAAAAPSFEVLVAARVVQAGGTAVMIPLLMTTLMDLVPVADRGRTMGNVSLVIAVAPAMGPAVSGVLLELGTWRLIFLAVLPIAAASLALGLRLLPDTGEREHSRLDLPSVALAVVGFGGIVYGLSSLGGGHGGEGGPAPEPVVDPLLAAGVAALALAVFAWRQLTLARTGDPLMDLRAFRHRSFTGAFVTMCLGFAALISSVILLPIHLQRGLGLSTLETGLLLIPGGLAMGLLGPSIGRLYDRIGARPLVVPGAVGMTVSLGLFALLLPHVGMWTVLVLHVLLSLSLALLFTPLFTAGLGSLPHSLHAHGSALLGSSQQVFGAAGTATSIAVMSLVAGSDPSTAERTSGVQAAFVMLAVAAAVSVATCLMVSTPVEDPEDPTETPAEEPAAELA; encoded by the coding sequence ATGCCCATCACCGCGGCGGCGCCGCACCCCGTGACCACCCCTGCCCAGACGACGCTCATCCTGCGCGTGCTGACGGTGGCCACCTTCGTCGTGATCCTCAACGAGACGATCATGAACAACGCCATCCCGCGGCTCATGGACGACTTCGGTGTCGTCGAGACCTCCGCGCAGTGGCTGACGACCGCCTTCATGCTGACGATGGCCGTCGTCATCCCGATGACCGGCTGGATCATGCGGCGCCTGGCCACGCGGCGCACTTTCGCCCTGGCGATGGGCCTCTTCACGGTGGGCACGACGATCGCCGCGGCCGCCCCGAGCTTCGAGGTGCTCGTCGCCGCCCGGGTCGTGCAGGCCGGCGGCACCGCGGTGATGATCCCGCTGCTCATGACGACCCTCATGGACCTCGTGCCCGTCGCCGACCGCGGCCGCACCATGGGCAATGTCTCGCTCGTCATCGCCGTCGCGCCCGCGATGGGCCCGGCGGTCTCCGGGGTCCTGCTCGAGCTCGGCACGTGGCGCCTGATCTTCCTCGCCGTGCTGCCGATCGCCGCCGCCTCCCTCGCCCTCGGCCTGCGTCTGCTGCCCGACACCGGCGAGCGCGAGCACAGCCGCCTCGACCTACCGAGCGTCGCCCTGGCGGTCGTCGGCTTCGGCGGCATCGTCTACGGCCTCTCGAGCCTCGGTGGCGGCCACGGCGGCGAAGGGGGTCCCGCTCCCGAGCCCGTCGTCGACCCCCTCCTCGCGGCCGGCGTCGCAGCCCTCGCCCTCGCGGTCTTCGCCTGGCGACAGCTGACCCTCGCTCGCACCGGCGACCCGCTCATGGACCTGCGCGCCTTCCGGCATCGCAGCTTCACCGGTGCCTTCGTCACGATGTGCCTCGGCTTCGCCGCGCTCATCAGCTCGGTGATCCTGCTGCCGATCCACCTGCAGCGCGGGCTGGGCCTGAGCACCCTCGAGACCGGGCTGCTGCTCATCCCCGGCGGCCTGGCCATGGGCCTGCTCGGCCCGTCGATCGGCCGGCTCTACGACCGCATCGGCGCCCGACCGCTCGTCGTCCCCGGTGCGGTCGGCATGACCGTCTCGCTCGGCCTCTTCGCCCTCCTGCTCCCGCACGTCGGCATGTGGACCGTGCTCGTGCTGCACGTGCTCCTCAGCCTCTCGCTCGCGCTGCTCTTCACCCCGCTCTTCACCGCGGGCCTGGGGTCGCTCCCGCACTCCCTGCACGCCCACGGGTCGGCGCTGCTCGGCTCCTCGCAGCAGGTCTTCGGCGCCGCCGGCACCGCGACGAGCATCGCCGTCATGTCCCTCGTCGCCGGGTCCGACCCGAGCACGGCCGAGCGCACCTCGGGCGTCCAGGCCGCCTTCGTCATGCTCGCGGTGGCCGCGGCGGTGAGCGTCGCGACCTGCCTCATGGTCAGCACACCGGTCGAGGACCCCGAGGATCCCACCGAGACGCCGGCCGAGGAGCCTGCCGCCGAGCTCGCCTGA
- a CDS encoding glutathione peroxidase — MSLLDTPIARLDGTPGTLRDLTGGRPALLVNVASKCGLTPQYTALEALQEQYAAQGFTVVGLPCNQFGGQEPGTAEEIADFCSATYGVTFPMSEKVEVNGPGRHPVYAGLVDTADEAGESGDIRWNFEKFVIDADGTPVARFSPQVTPDDDRVLASLRSVLA; from the coding sequence ATGAGCCTCCTCGACACCCCCATCGCCCGCCTCGACGGCACGCCCGGCACGCTGCGCGACCTCACCGGCGGCCGGCCGGCGCTGCTCGTCAACGTCGCGAGCAAGTGCGGCCTGACCCCGCAGTACACCGCCCTCGAGGCGCTGCAGGAGCAGTACGCCGCGCAGGGGTTCACCGTCGTCGGCCTGCCGTGCAACCAGTTCGGCGGGCAGGAGCCGGGCACGGCCGAGGAGATCGCCGACTTCTGCTCGGCGACCTACGGCGTGACCTTCCCGATGAGCGAGAAGGTCGAGGTCAACGGCCCCGGCCGCCACCCGGTCTACGCGGGCCTCGTCGACACGGCCGACGAGGCCGGCGAGAGCGGCGACATCCGGTGGAACTTCGAGAAGTTCGTCATCGACGCCGACGGCACACCGGTCGCCCGCTTCAGCCCGCAGGTCACGCCGGACGACGACCGGGTGCTGGCCTCCCTTCGCTCCGTCCTCGCCTGA
- a CDS encoding sulfurtransferase TusA family protein, translating to MEATEQPAERIDGGDLSCARLLILLRGRVADLPAGSIVHLSTTDPVAPIDLPAWCRITGHHYLGVAEPGPPPVYGVRVGDDPVATRPDRPWHPA from the coding sequence GTGGAGGCGACGGAACAACCCGCGGAGCGCATCGACGGCGGCGACCTGTCCTGCGCGCGGCTGCTCATCCTGCTCCGAGGACGGGTCGCCGACCTGCCCGCCGGCAGCATCGTGCACCTGAGCACGACCGACCCGGTGGCGCCGATCGACCTGCCGGCGTGGTGCCGGATCACCGGCCACCACTACCTCGGCGTCGCCGAGCCCGGCCCGCCCCCGGTCTACGGGGTGCGGGTGGGTGACGACCCCGTCGCCACCCGCCCCGACCGGCCCTGGCACCCGGCCTGA
- a CDS encoding DUF2277 domain-containing protein — MCRNIRQLHNFEPPATTDEVRAAALQYVRKVSGSTKPSQANQAAFDEAVEEIAQVTQHLLDHLVTNAPPKDREVEAAKAKERARARYERAG, encoded by the coding sequence ATGTGCCGAAACATCCGACAGCTGCACAACTTCGAGCCCCCGGCCACGACCGACGAGGTGCGCGCCGCCGCCCTCCAGTACGTGCGCAAGGTGAGCGGTTCGACGAAGCCGAGCCAGGCCAACCAGGCCGCCTTCGACGAGGCCGTCGAGGAGATCGCGCAGGTGACCCAGCACCTGCTCGACCACCTCGTGACCAATGCGCCGCCGAAGGACCGCGAGGTCGAGGCCGCCAAGGCCAAGGAGCGGGCGCGGGCCCGCTACGAGCGCGCCGGCTGA